The genomic window TGATTTAGTTTCACTAAGCAAATTTTGTCTACTGGCAACAGGAGGTAGGTTTGGAAAGGTTAATTCAGCGGGCATCGCATTTTACAACAGACTTATTGATGCTCTACTACTAAAAGGTATTACTTCCTTTTTCTTTCCCCTTATTTTGGCTGCTTTTTTCCTTGTTTCATAGCATTAAAAATGAAACTAAATTGCAAGTAAATTGAATGCTTGTCTATATAACAATTGATTTTATAATATTAACATAGCCGATGTTCCTTCTTTATTATTGATGCAGGGATCCAACCATTTGTTACATTAAATCACTATGATGTTCCTCAAGAACTTGAAGATCGATATGGTGCATGGCTGAATCCCCAAATACAGTATAATCTCTTTCCTTCACTACAAATCACTTTTCACTTCTAGTATCCTAAGTACATAAGCATTTATATGGGAGGAGAATCCAGAAAATATGACACACCTTGCACACTGACACATTACAATTGATTGAGCTAAGCATCACCGCATCAAACAATCTTGATAGATCTAACTCAGCTGATGACGGTTTTACTTTCTGTCCTtgtattttttgtattttttttttcaatacagGAAAGACTTCGGACATTATGCAGATGTTTGTTTCAAAGCATTTGGCAAGAAAGTTAAATATTGGACTACATTCAATGAGCCAAACGTTGTTGTGAAAAGAGGTTTTATGAGTGGAGAATATCCTCCTCAACATTGCTCAAAGCCATTTGGTGATTGCCTCTCTGGTGACTCAAATATAGAACCATATATCGCTGCACATAACATCATACTAGCCCATGCAACTGCAGTTGAAATATACAAAAAGAAATATCAGGTAGATGTTATAGCAATAGAATTAATGTGATTTTGCTTAGCTTTTGTTATGAGAAAGAGGGGGAAATAGGAGCAACGTAATCTCAAAAAAATGCCCTATTTATGttcttcaaatctaattttatgtgaTGGTGGAGAGAATGTTACTTAATCTATCTTTTTTATCGTTTAGGTGAAGCAAGGAGGTTCAATTGGTCTCGTAATATCCACAAATTGGTTTGAGCCACTTAGGCATATTCCAGCAGATCGTTTGGCAGTTCAACGGGCTTTGGCATTTGACACTGCATGGTAAATTGATAATTATACTTCAAATGGGTGTATGAGTGAAGAAGAATACACCAAGCACTTAAACTATTCATATATTTATTCTTTGAAATACATTATGCTCCATTTACTTAAATGAGACTTTCCGTCATTTGCTGGTGCATTAATAAATTTACCTTAGTATTTATGATATCTGAGATATAATTACGCATGTTTGCAGGTTCCTCGATCCTGTCATATTTGGTGAATATCCTCCTGAAATGCGCCAGGTCCTGGGATTAAGATTACCAACATTTTCATCTGAGGATAGGAGAAAATTGCAATACAAATTGGATTTCATTGGTATCAATCATTACACTAGTAAATATGTAAAAGACTGCATGTTTTCTCCATGTAACGAAGGTAGTACAGAGTCAACTGCATTTGTGATCAGCACTGGGGAAAGAAATGGGATACCAATTGGAACTCcggtaagagaagaagaacaacagTACATTTCTTAAGCAACAGATTAATCAGACTACGAGAACTAGAATAATCATATGTATGCGAGCTTTAAATGACAATATAAAGCTTTAGGACAAAACCATTTGATTCAGGACTTCTTTTGACGTGTCCTACAAAGTCAGTTACCAATTGAATCTTTTCTTGTAGACTTCAATGCCAGATAATTATGTGTTTCCAGACGGTATGGAGAAGATGGTCATGTACGCTATGCAAAGATACAATAACATCCCCATGTTCATTACTGAAAATGGTAAGTCACGAAAAAATGGCAAGGTCAAATGTCATCAATATGGATTTCTTATTATTGGTTAGATCTTCACCAATGTAAACTTGCATTTCCCATCAGTTAAAATTTCATGATAGTTTTATAATTGATTAATTGATCATCTAGACCCATGAACATGGCTACTCTTTTTAAGATGAGTGCGGAAGTCTTGTTCTTCTGGTTAGTTAAAATATGGTGTAGCCAAATGTTTTGGCATTCAAATAGTCAAATATTTAGTTTTCGCTTCCACTTCTGACACAAAATTTGATTATTCCAATATCTAGTTTAGTTTCATGTGATACTAATATAGATCTGCACAGGTTACGCACAAGGGAGTACCGGTAACAGTCCAACAACTGATACGCTGAATGACAGGGGCAGAGTGAAATATTTGCATGGTTACCTTACTTCTTTGACAAGAGCCATGAGGTGATTAATAATTATTAGGCTGTCTCGTTTCAGAAAACTTTTTTagctttagaaaaaaaaaatcagatatctaTAAACATTGATGCTACATCCATAAGGACGGCTGTCAAATGCAATGAAACAACAAAGAGTATAAGAAATAAAGGACATAATATAGAAAGTGCTTCTTTCAACTTTGCTAACAATCTGCAAGTTATTTTCTGAATGTCCTATCCatagatatttattttatttaagtatATATACAAAATAATCTGATATTTCTTTTTGTGGTTGCAGGCAAGGAGCTGATGTAAGGGGCTACTTCATATGGTCTCTCCTTGACAATTTTGAGTGGCTCTTTGGCTATAGCCAAAGGTTTGGGCTCTATCATGTGAATTTCAAGACGCAAGAAAGGACTCCAAAACTATCTGCAAAATGGGTCAAAAAATTCCTAGGAGGTCCACAAGTAATTGAAAGGATGAACGGAGATTTGGAATCTGTATGATCTATGTACTAGTTAATATGGAGTGCTAATATCTTACAATGTAATATGTCAATTAATTATAATGTAATATCTCAATCAATAGGGAGCATATGGAGATACAGATGGATTCCTCCATTCATAATCCAATCACTTTGCTGCCCTCAACCAAGTGAAGCCTGTCAACCCTGGATTATCATTGCTAGCATATTTTCATTAGCTTGGCAGTAAATACTTGGTATGTTGTCACAAAGGCACTTTCACAAATAACAAACCTTCACAAATAACGCTTTTTATGCTACTGGGAATGACTGAGAGGGAGAGAATCAAGCAGCTCTTGATAAGTATTAGTTGTTCAGCCGACAGGAGAAAAATGACTGTTTGAGCTTTCAAAtttatgtcatttccaattataCCGTCTTTAAGCCATGGCTGGCAATTTTATACCAACAATTGGATGGAAGCCTACAATTCACATTGAATGGATACGTGATTTTGGATGACTTCTTGTCTATTCTTCCCTCTGGAGAATGATTCTCACAATAATATGCCACACTGTTATACGGCTGTTTCACTATCCCAAGTTCAATCCCGAGTCAGTCTCCTTAATTTCTATCATCTTGAGTCTCTTATCTATATTATGCATAATAATACTTGCTCCATGAGATGATTTATAAAGCATAGGCACTGAAATCAGCCATTACTTACATTCTCCCCCATCTTCAACCCTAGGCCCTCTATTGTACCATTGGGTCTGAAAAGACTGAGCGCCTCAATGGATCTTGTATCATTCTAGGCCTCCATGATGTTGAAAACCCTATTGAAAAAATAAGAACCATTGATCTTTGCATACCTCCACCAACTTCAAAACCTGGTGCATGATAAGCAATCATCTGGATATGGCCCTAAACTCTCTTGGAATTCACACCTTCCAAGAACACACCCTCCAATAGAGTTGGCAAAGTAATCGGAGGTTGATATCAATGACTTGGGTGTAGGTCCCACCCCCTCCCAAACTTTAATCCGGTTTCCTGTCCTAATtctcaaaaaaaaggaaaaaagagagaaagtacATATAAGCTGTTTAATAAAGCATTCCATAAGCAATTCATAAATCTTCACTTGGTTCTGTTTTCATAGTCCAGCAACCAAGCTTAGAGAATGGGAGCAGAGAATGCGAAGGCTGGGAACGACTGTAGCATGGCAAAGATTAACTGATGCAATCATGATATAAATTCACTGTTCTCTCTGTGGTTGCTTACCAAAGCAAATCAAGTCAAACGAATGAATTCTTACTAAACTAATTGAACCACATCAATTTATATAGAAGTTCAAAGCAAGGAGATCGAGACATTCATGCATCGCAGAACACCTCAGATATTCTCCATGCCTTCAGCTTACGAAAGCTGATGGCAAACGTACAACTTAATAATACCAaatcaaaaaaaggaaaaaaaaaaaaaaaaaagaccaaaggGTAAAAGTTAGTAAGTACAAACAATTAGAAAACTTGCCCCGCATAAATATTTGCAAGAATGACAAATGATCTTGAAACAGAGAGGTGATAAGGAGAGGGGAAATTCCAATTTTTAGTTCATGGACAAACAGAGCGGCTAATTGTCTGAATAAAAAGCACTGACGAATACAAAAGAggcaaaaataaattgatataaaatttgtCTTTCTTTCACCTCTGGAATTTGGCGAGCCATCGTTGGCAACAAGTGATTGCTGCTTCTCGATTGCGTGTCCTTGTTGAGTAATAATCCTATGGAAAAATTCCAGGACAAAACAAACAAAGTTCACATGTCATTTGATGAAATGTATGATACAAGAAAAGGGAACCTACCCACGGCTGCATGGATGACCTCCGCAAATGACACCAGTTGCGGCAAAATATCCAAAAAACATAGAGAAGACATGCGAGAGATTGTGTCAAAGAGGATGCCCAAAATCGAGAGAGATAAGAGGGCAATCGAAGTCTTGTATCCGTACTAATAAGAAATCTGGTTGTCGGAGATCCCAACGCCGCCAACAGAGGCGAGAGGGCGGCGGTGCGGCAGGGGGGTGTTGTCGATCGTTCGAGCCCGAGAGATCGGGGTTATGGTGGGGCGAGAATGAATCGGGGCAGCCAGAGAGGTCGAAACTAGGCCGTGTCGAAGAATTCAAAGCCGGAGATCAATAGATTTAGGGAAATTATGGTTTGACCGGTTGGGGAGCCTTGGACTTTACGAAGAAGAGAGGGATTCGCCACAAACAGGGACTGGCGCATCGGTGTTGCCGCACGTGCTCTCCGTCGGCTGCTGGCAaaatggaggaagaagaagagaagaggcgaTTGGAGAGGAAGAAGCGGATACGACAGCACATCTCTTAGGGCTCGCTTGCTTCGCGGGAAATGCAGGGGGAGGAGGCAATTCTTGAACAGTAGATGGGGCTTGGTGTTCCAAGAGgcgaggaggaaaaaaaaaaaaaatctttgaaagttatttttatattttataaaaaataaaaatttatagagaaaataaatcttaaaattttttataagatgaaaagtgataatatttttttaaaaaaattaatgcactctatatttattttttagagaaaaaagataaaataaatacgattattatttgataaatttttaaaaatagtatTCCATACTTGATAAATATATCCTCAATAAAACTACATATGTAgttattgaatttattttgacATCTTTCCAAATTTATATAGTAAAgagtttttacaaaaaaatttagataaagatGACATTATGTAAAAGTCTTTgtaattatagtcattatattAAAATTGATGGAGATGACAATactataatgatattaaaaaattattttatattgaaagatatatttataaattttatcatattctcATATATGATTAATTATCTCCaaccaaatataataatattttttcaatatcattttttaaaataattttttcaccaactaaatatagtaaaaattatttttctctcaatcttttttttagataaataattcgtAAGAAACGTTAGATTTTTCTCTCAGTAAAAATTATTTGCTTGGATCTTgttctcaaatttaaattttgaaataaataaaaaaaataggagaataaaaatgatttgaaaatcaaaagattGCCAGCCCTCCGATTTCAAGCTCGATTAGAGTAATTTGGAAAGTGTTGATTGATTCAGAGATGAAACGACCGACTTGGATCTTTCAGCATCCGACAGATTTAATCGTTAGGATTTCGACGATGTTGGGACAATAGAACGAAGTTTCTTTGACTAGGTGACTTAGATCATCTGATCGATTTGGAGGGAGATGATCGGATCTCGTCGGTGTAGAAATAATGTGATGAAACTTCTTCCATTGAATACTCATTCATTCTTATAAAATAGATCTGAATCCTTCTTCTAGTGCCAATCTATTGATACAGAAATCTGTCTCGAGATTGAATTGACTGGAGTTGGACGGTGATGACAGATCGATAATGATTGCGGGAcctgcaaaaattttttttaaccggAGGTAGTTTTGGTGGGGATCCTCCAACGTTCAAGTTAGAATTTCGGACAATAAATGGAAAAAAAGAGGATCAGACAGTTGGTCTTGACTTATCTAGAGAATTTGACCGTTATCTTTTTCTTATTTAAAGAGattttgattattatatttttttatatgctctattATCAATAGCCGTTTGAATTTCGAAAGAGAGCCAAGTAGGACAGAGATTGGATTATCGAAAACGAATTGCCGAAATAAAGACCATAGCAAAAGATTGGATCAGTAGCCAAAGTAAATAAATCAAAAGAATCTGACGGGGCTCGAGGTATTCTTATAAGTTTCATATCTTCGGTTAAGacgaaattatcctcaatattaTCCATCTGTACAAATCATAAAAAGACCTTGAAATAAAGTAAAAAGGGGAATTTTTGTCGAAATGATAGGATAATACTGTTTATTGGTCAAAGAGCCGAAAAATTAGT from Elaeis guineensis isolate ETL-2024a chromosome 4, EG11, whole genome shotgun sequence includes these protein-coding regions:
- the LOC105044229 gene encoding beta-glucosidase 18, whose protein sequence is MGKNKTRMLALALFLQLLCSVAGLDRSQFPSSFLFGTSTSSYQIEGAYLEGNKSLSNWDVFTHIPGHIEDSSDGDIADDHYHLYMEDIKLMHHLGVNSYRFSISWSRILPRGRFGKVNSAGIAFYNRLIDALLLKGIQPFVTLNHYDVPQELEDRYGAWLNPQIQKDFGHYADVCFKAFGKKVKYWTTFNEPNVVVKRGFMSGEYPPQHCSKPFGDCLSGDSNIEPYIAAHNIILAHATAVEIYKKKYQVKQGGSIGLVISTNWFEPLRHIPADRLAVQRALAFDTAWFLDPVIFGEYPPEMRQVLGLRLPTFSSEDRRKLQYKLDFIGINHYTSKYVKDCMFSPCNEGSTESTAFVISTGERNGIPIGTPTSMPDNYVFPDGMEKMVMYAMQRYNNIPMFITENGYAQGSTGNSPTTDTLNDRGRVKYLHGYLTSLTRAMRQGADVRGYFIWSLLDNFEWLFGYSQRFGLYHVNFKTQERTPKLSAKWVKKFLGGPQVIERMNGDLESV